Genomic DNA from Theobroma cacao cultivar B97-61/B2 chromosome 3, Criollo_cocoa_genome_V2, whole genome shotgun sequence:
AAAATTGGTAAACCCTAGAAGTGACAATATGGTTTAATTGAGGGGGTGCAATTATAGACTTAATACACTgtattctttttcccttttgtctGATTTTTGTCCCACTAGGTTTTTCCCACTTAAGGTTTTTAACGAAACAGTAATAGCATGTCTAACTAGGCCACCACAATGGTGTTTCGTCCAAAGGGgattgttatgaaatatgaacATATCAAACCACATTAAACCAATTCAAATTAGAgtaaatttgataaatgataaatgtaTTATCCACATTCTAGATATTTCAAGATTCATCTACATATGAATATTATCTAGGTGATAATGTGAGATTTATCAAGAAGATAATGTAATTTAAGGATGTATTTTAGTAGAAGATTGTGATACCTATTGATTTGTAAGGAGCTTCAATTATAAATAGGGGGTCACCCCACCCTCATTTTGTATCACAGTTATTTTTCATTCCAAACATTGCTTCAGTAATACTTAAAGAGCATTCTCTcaatatctttcttttcttcctgtttctattatttcttttacaaCAAATACcaaattttgtcatttattatttatcaatATTGGATTGTGATTATATTCAATTAGTTGAATTTTGGACGACAATGAAATGTTAAAGAATATTCAATTTATaccatttgaaaaatttttagaaagcAACAGTTATATATTGCGGCATTTCATGGTAAGATAGTAAAGCACGTGTGGTTATTATGAAAATGCAaattgatttcaagtttaGTTAAAGTCTAGACTCGTAATAATAATGGTAAGGCATGCACCATTTACATGCATTTTACTCTTTAAATTTACTTTGTGAGATGCATGATTTACGTTACCATCAATTACTTATTTTggtcttaaaaaaattaataaattttatatattattgtgTTAATATTTATTCGTcaaatttatcaattgattGTTATTAAAGAATTATGAAACAGTTTTACTTCAAATCTGTTCTTTAAATAAGGAAATTATATACCAACTAATGAGCTAAATATTTGGATgcgaataatttaaaattatgtaatttcattataaatagtaatgttttaattattaaacatAGATTTAATGGAgaaattatcaattaattctaagtttatctTATGCTACTTGTTGAATTGATCAATTCAATCCAaggctgttttttttttttttaaataatggtTGATATAATTGAAGTTGATGACATGAATTTGAGCATGATGGTTGGCACataaatttgtaaatataaACGTGGTGATTTATTCGTCTATAAAATAGAACATGCGTTTGGATTTTCATCACTAAACAATTGGGGAGCGTAAACATAATGAACAAAATATGGAGTGTTGCCCTCTTTACTTTTGACCTCtactttttcttgttgcttgAATTCGGTAACTTGAGTTTTTTCGCTGGATTTGGCACCATCTTTCACGTCATCCTTTTTTGcttccttcttttcttcctttgccTCTGTTTTTGAGCTTACAATCTCCGCATGTTTATGCACATTTTTCCTTATGTATGATAACAAATCATCGGACTTGATAGTTCCTTGTACTGTTAGAGTTTGTGCTTTCATATCAGTCTTAACACTGTAAATACCTGCATTCCATTCCATTTATGATGAAGGAACCTTTAAGTTAGACACATTGAGCAAACAGCAATattggaaaatggaaaattgcTACCTTTGTGCTTCAACAACTTCTTTCGTAGGTCTTGTTCACACTTGTCACAGTGCAGATGCACCTTCACTAATGTTGTGCTTAAAATTGGCTGTATATGATCAAATATAATGTCAGATGCATAATTAAAAACACAAATTCATTTAGTTACCTGTTTTTTATGGTAGATGATGTGTAACTTAATCATATGCTAATATATATAGGGTTGTTTAAGTAAAGCTCTGTAAAGCATACAGAATCAAGTAAGGAATGATatagtgtgtgtgtgtgtgtgtgtgtgtgtaccTCTTGGGTTTCCTTTACTTTGGTCTGTGTTGCAGCAGCTTTCTCCTTGATCTGAGGTGACACTAACTCCACTTTTTTCTGACTCAGTTTTTCTATCAGCTTGTGGATTTTTATCACATCAATCACGCCTTTAActttaatttcacctttttctATCTCAACGTCCACGCTATGAACTCCTGCAGCACAGCAGCATGAGCATGCAAGCTTGTGAAGAGTAAGTATAACCTATATGTGTGTGAAGATGCGtgcatatgtatatacatattgCATACCTTGAGTCCTGATAAGAGGCTTCTTTATCTTGCGAGCGCATTGCCGACAGTGCAAGTTGACTTTATAAACCGCAGTGATCACTCCATCAGTCGTGgctttgtctttctttttctcatcgCCCATTTTAAGAAAGGAGAGGTGAAAGATGAAGCCAGAGAGGAAATGAGGGAATGGCAGTCACCCAAAAAGCCTAATATGAGTTAAAGTTTGGTTTTAGGGTAGATGAAATTGAACATGTTGGTTGGTCGGTAGGATCTGCTGAGGGCAGCTCACCCACTGCTTGAAACTTGCAGAAACACCGAGATGcttttaaagaattaattaagacaaaatcTAAAGGACAATCTAAAATCAACTTGTACAAGTTTCCCATCTGTTTTGCACATTACGAGGCCTTGGGGTTCAAATGACCTATCAACTATCTTTCTATACAACTTCGAAACAATTGGACTTGAAAGCAAGCAAACTTTTTGGGAATCTCAGCATTAAGTTACCAGTTTTTCGCCAGAAACAAGCATTAgcattctttcctttttccttgtGACGTTGCCTAATTGCTAATGCAGCCTAGCCTGAAGGCGAGGACCAAAACGTAAATTTCTCACGCAGAATAGAAAAGGCTAACAATGCGTTCACTTTTTcagtttattttttcaaatacaATCTTCCCCGCTACAAAAAGCAAACAAGTCTCAATTTTCATCACAACAATAACTAACTCACCACATGGTAATCATAGTAAGAGAGATAACACCCTCAATCGTTCAAGCA
This window encodes:
- the LOC18603802 gene encoding heavy metal-associated isoprenylated plant protein 3 — translated: MGDEKKKDKATTDGVITAVYKVNLHCRQCARKIKKPLIRTQGVHSVDVEIEKGEIKVKGVIDVIKIHKLIEKLSQKKVELVSPQIKEKAAATQTKVKETQEPILSTTLVKVHLHCDKCEQDLRKKLLKHKGIYSVKTDMKAQTLTVQGTIKSDDLLSYIRKNVHKHAEIVSSKTEAKEEKKEAKKDDVKDGAKSSEKTQVTEFKQQEKVEVKSKEGNTPYFVHYVYAPQLFSDENPNACSIL